The Catellatospora citrea DNA segment CGCTGATGACCTGGGCCGACGCGATGGGTCTGGTGGTCATCGAAGGCGTGATCATCGCGATCCTGGTGCTGACCAACCTGCGGGTGGCGGTGTTCCACAGCGTGCCGATGCAGCTGAAGACGGCGATCGGCGTCGGCATCGGCCTCTTCCTGACCATCATCGGCTTCGTCGACGCCGGGTTCGTGCGCTCGACGGGGCAGGGCTCGCCGCCGATCGGGCTGGGCATCGGCGGCAAGATCGTGACCTGGCCGGGTCTGGTCTTCGTGATCGGCCTGCTGGTGACGATCGTGCTGGTCGCGCGCAAGGTCAAGGGCGCGATCCTGATCGGCATCATCGGCTCGACCATCCTGGCGATCATCGTCGAGGCGATCGCGCAGGTGGGACCGATGGGCGGCCCGGCGGGCACCCCGGCCGGCTGGGCGCTGAACGTGCCGGTGGTGCCGGACAAGTGGGTGGGTGTGCCGGACCTGTCCCTGCTCGGCAACTTCAACGTGCTCGGCGGATGGAAGACCGCGGGCATCGTGGTCTGCGCGATGTTCGTCTTCACCCTGCTGCTGACGGACTTCTTCGACACGATGGGCACCATGGTCGCCGTCGCCCAGGAGGGCGGCATGCTGACCGAGGACGGCATGGTCCCGCGGACCAAGGAGATCCTGCTGGTCGACTCGATCGCGGCGGCGGCGGGCGGCGCGGCGAGCACGTCGAGCAACACGTCGTACATCGAGAGCGCGGCGGGTGTCGCCGAGGGCGCGCGGACCGGGTTCGCCAACCTCGTCACCGGCGGCCTGTTCCTGCTGGCGATGTTCCTGGCCCCGCTGGTGACCGTGGTGCCGTTCGAGGCGGCCTCGGTGGCGCTGGTGGTCGTCGGCTTCCTGATGATGACCGCGGTGCGCAACATCGACTGGACCGATTACGAGATCGGCATCCCGGCGTTCCTCACCATCGTGATCATGCCGTTCACCTACTCGATCTCGAACGGCATCGGCGCGGGCGTCATCACGTATGTCCTGATCAAGGCCAGTAAGGGCAAGCTCCGCGACGTGCACCCGCTGCTGTGGATCGTGGCGCTGCTCTTCGTGGTCTATTTCGCGGTGGGCGCGCTCGAGAAGCTGGTTTTCTGAGAGCGTGACCGCTCTCACCTCGGTAAAGGCATATCGTTAGCCAGGCTTATTAGCTAAGCTAAGAAGCGTGACGGAGCAGGTGGTGATGGTGACGCAAGCTTCTCCCGAGGAGCTGACCGAGCGGCTCCGCGACGCCATCACCCGGCTCAACCGTCGGCTGCGCCAGGAGCGCCCGGTCGGCGATCTCACCGTGACCCAGCTGTCCGCCCTCACCAGCCTCCGGATCGGCGGCGCGCTCACCCCGCGCGAGCTGTCCGAGGCGGAGCGGGTGCAACCGCCCACGATGACCAAGATCGTGGCGAAGCTGGAAGAACGCGGTCTGATCAGCCGGACCCCGCACCCCACCGACGGGCGGCAGGTTCTGCTGTCGCCCAGTGAACAGGGGCTCGCGGTGCTGGAGGACTACCAGCGGGTGCGCGACGAATGGCTGGCCGGCAAGCTGGCGGACTTGACCGCCCAGGAACGCGACACGGTGGCACGTGCCGCAGCACTGCTGGAGCGGCTGGCGCGAGACTGATCGCGGGGCGACTCGCGATCAGGGCAAGCGGAGGCCTGATCCGTCCGATCCGACCGGGACACCCCGGCCGGTGAGCGGCGGCAAGGCTATCCGAGGAGGCGCACTCCGCGTGCGGGCAAGACTGAGCACCACCTTCCGTTCCCTGACGGTTCGCAACTACCGGCTCTTCGCGGGCGGTCAGCTGATCAAGCTGATCGGCGTGTGGATGATGTACGTCGCCCAGGACTGGCTGGTCCTGGAGCTGAGCAACGACTCCCCGACCGCGCTGGGCCTGGTCACCGCACTCCAGTTCGTCCCGGTCATGCTGCTCACCCTGTACGCGGGCACGCTGGCCGACCGCTTCGACAAGCGCACCCTGCTGATGGTCTCCAACGGCGTGTGGGCCGTGCTGGCCATCGCGCAGGCGATCCTGATCGCCACCGGGGTCATCGAGCTGTGGCACATCATGATCTTCGCGGGCCTGCTCGGCGTGGCCCAGGCCATCGAGACGCCGGTGCGCCAGGCGTTCGTGTCGGAGCTGGTCGGCAAGCCGCTGCTGCCCAACGCCCTGTCGCTGTCCGCCGCCACCTTCCAGACCGCCCGCATCACCGGCCCGGCGCTGGCCGGTGTCGCCATCGCCTGGCTGGGCACCGGCCCGGTCTTCCTGGTCAGCACCGTGATGGCGATCGCGCCGGTGCTCATGCAGGCCCGGATGATCCCCACCGAGCTGCACCGCCCGGAACTGCTCCCGCGGGACGAGCGCGCCGAGGCCAAGGTCGTCGACGGGCTGCGCTACGTGCGCACCCGGCACGACCTGCTGCTGCCGATGGCGATGATGTTCGTGATCGCCATGTTCGGCTACAACTTCCAGCTCACGCTCGCACTGCTGGCCAAGACGGTGTTCGCCACCGGCGCGGCCACCTTCGGCCTGTTCAACACGGCGCTGGCGGTCGGCTCCCTGGCCGGCGCGCTGGCGGGCACCGCCCGCAAGGGCCGCCCCTCGGTATACCTGCTGCTGGCTGCCGCGGTCGCGTTCGGGCTGCTGGCCATCGCGGTCGGGTTCGCGCCGTACAAGTGGCTGGTCCTGCTGCTGCTGGTGCCGACCGGGTTCAGCACGGTGTTCCTGGGCCAGGCCGCGAACCAGCGGGTGCAGCTCGGCGTCGACGGGGCGTTCCGCGGCCGGGTGATGGCGCTGTACGTGCTGATCTTCCTGGGCACCGCGCCCATCGGCTCGATGGTCATCAGCTGGATCGCGGAGCACTTCGGCGCGGCGGCCGGCATCTGGCTCGGCGGCGCGGTCTCCCTGCTCGCGGCGCTGGCCGCGCTCGTCTGGCAGCTGCGCCACGCCGGGGACCGGCTGGCCTTCCAGGCCCGGCCGACGCCGCGGGTGCGGGTCGTGCACCAGGAGAGTGTCGCCGTCGCGTGATGGAATGCGGCCCATGGACTTCCATGCCGCACTCGACTCGGATTTCGCCCGGCTGGTCGAGGTCAGCTCCGGCAGCCTCGACCGGCCGGTGCCGACCTGCCCCGGCTGGACGGTCGCCGATCTGGACCGCCACGTCGCCGAGGTCTACCTGCACAAGATCGCCTGTATGCGGGACGGTGTCGAGCCCAAGGACTGGCCGCCCCCGCAGCTCGCCACCGAGGAACCGTTGGCGCTGCTGCGCCGGGCCCACCGGGAGCTGACCGAGGAGCTGGCCGCGCGCGCCGACGACGAGCCGTCCGGCAACTGGTACGCGCCGGACCCCACGGTCGGCTTCTGGCGTCGCCGGATGGCTCAGGAGACGGTGATCCACCGCATCGACGCCGAGCTCGCGGCCGGGACGCCGTCCGTGGACGTGCCGGCCGACCTGGCCCTCGACGGCATCGACGAGGTGCTGCGCATCTTCCTGGAGTACTGCGCCGCCACCTGGCGCGACGACTTCGTCGACGGCCTGGCCGCCGGCGGCGGGCGGTCCGTCGCGCTGGCCGCGGACGGGCGGCGCTGGCTGGTCGCGATCGGACCGGACACGCTCACCGTGACCGAGGGCGACGCCGCGGCCACCGCCGAGCTCACCGGCTCGCCGGACGCGCTGCTGCGCTGGCTGTGGCGGCGGGCAGGCGACGAGACGGTGACCGTCACCGGCGATCCCACCCTCGTCGCGGAGCTGCGCGGACTGCTGCGCACGGCCACGCAGTAGCGCTGCTCGCCCGCCTCTTCCCTGATCGCCGTCACAGGTCGGAAGCTGTGGTCTGACCTGAGTTTCCGACCGGGGACAGCGATCATGCCGTCCCCCTCACCCCACCGGAGCCCGGCGTGAGCCACGCATCCTGGATCAAGCGCGTCGGTGCGGCGCTGATCGACCTCCTGGTCGCCGCCGCCTTCGTCGTCCTCGCCTACGTGCTGGACGGGCCCGTCGTGGTCGCGCCGTCGCTCGACACCCGCACCGGGCAGGTCGTGCCCGGGGAGCCGAGCGGCGGCGGGGTCGTCTACTGGACCGTCCTGCTGGTGGGGCTCGCCGTGGTCGGACACCACCGCTGGATCCAGGCCGGCGACACCGGCTTCAGCTGGGGACGGCGGGTGCTCGGCGTCAAGCTGGTCGACGCGGACACCGGCACGCCGGTGGGCGCGGGCCGGGCGTTCGTGCGCGATCTGGCGCACCTCGCCGACGCGGTCATCTGCTATCTGGGCTTCCTGTTCCCGCTGTGGGACAACAAGCGGCAGACCATCGCGGACAAGCTGGTGAAGACGGTCGTGATCGAAGCCTGACCGCCGGGTCGCCACGAGCGGAATTATTCCGGCCCCGCAGCCAATCATCCGTGACGTCAATCAACTGGCGAGGAAAGGCCAGGTGGGCATAGTGTCGTTTGATGTGGCGACCGACAGCGCTCTTCCGCTCACTCTCGGAGTGATGGCGCTCGTCGGCATGCCTGCGGCCATCGCCGCCGCCATCTGCGCCGATGACGTCGTCACGCAGATGCGCAGCCGGGCCGAGCAGGTCCGCGAGTCCTGGCATGAGCAGCGCACCCTGGACCGGCTGGAGCGCGCGTTCGACCCGGCCCCGCCCGCCGGCCCGCCCTGGGTCGCCGCGGCCCGGGTCGCCACCGTGGCCATCGGCTCCGCCCGGGAGACCATGGTCCAGTTCGCCGCCGAGCGGCTCAGCGCGGTGGGCCTCGCGCCCGCCTGGCTGCCACAGCCCGCGCCGGTCGGTCCGCCGCTGGTGCCGTTCGAGGAGATCGTCGACCGGCTGCGCGAGCTGCCCCGCGACGACGCCGACTATGACCAGGCGCTGCGCGACGCGTGCCAGTGCCTCGGCATCGACGAGCACCTGACCGAGGTGGACGGCCTCGACCTGCAGATCGAGCGGGTTCGGGTCGAGGGCGCGCTCATCGCCGCGGGAGTGGTCCTCGCGGAGGGCTGATGCGCCTGTTCGTCGCCGTCTTCCCACCACCGGACGCAGTGGACCACCTGGCCGCCGTGGTGGACTCCCTCGCCGTCGGTCGCGCCCGCGCCCGGGTCACCCCCTCCGAGCGGTGGCACCTGACCCTGGCGTTCCTCGGCGAGGTGCCCGACGAGTCCGCCGGCTCGGCCGCACTGGCCGTGTCCGCGGTGGAGGGTCCGGTGGGCGAGCTGCGGATCCGCGGCGGCGGCAAGTTCGGCCACGGGCGTTCCACCGTGCTCTGGGCGGGGGTCGAGGGCGACGTCGAGGGCCTCAC contains these protein-coding regions:
- a CDS encoding MFS transporter — translated: MRARLSTTFRSLTVRNYRLFAGGQLIKLIGVWMMYVAQDWLVLELSNDSPTALGLVTALQFVPVMLLTLYAGTLADRFDKRTLLMVSNGVWAVLAIAQAILIATGVIELWHIMIFAGLLGVAQAIETPVRQAFVSELVGKPLLPNALSLSAATFQTARITGPALAGVAIAWLGTGPVFLVSTVMAIAPVLMQARMIPTELHRPELLPRDERAEAKVVDGLRYVRTRHDLLLPMAMMFVIAMFGYNFQLTLALLAKTVFATGAATFGLFNTALAVGSLAGALAGTARKGRPSVYLLLAAAVAFGLLAIAVGFAPYKWLVLLLLVPTGFSTVFLGQAANQRVQLGVDGAFRGRVMALYVLIFLGTAPIGSMVISWIAEHFGAAAGIWLGGAVSLLAALAALVWQLRHAGDRLAFQARPTPRVRVVHQESVAVA
- the thpR gene encoding RNA 2',3'-cyclic phosphodiesterase, whose amino-acid sequence is MRLFVAVFPPPDAVDHLAAVVDSLAVGRARARVTPSERWHLTLAFLGEVPDESAGSAALAVSAVEGPVGELRIRGGGKFGHGRSTVLWAGVEGDVEGLTRVGRAVRRELRARRLHPDDKRFAPHLTVARPGDRMTHADLATDLAVLGDYTGPTWPVTEVVLVRSQLGPHPAYTPIARHPLQPRPSDPAGP
- a CDS encoding NCS2 family permease; this encodes MRPMSTADPGAVGGVDRYFEISARGSTMSREVRGGLATFFTMAYIVVLNPLILGGGKDMDGATLPLAAVAAATALMAGLLTILMGVVGRFPLALAAGLGVNALVAYEIAPLMTWADAMGLVVIEGVIIAILVLTNLRVAVFHSVPMQLKTAIGVGIGLFLTIIGFVDAGFVRSTGQGSPPIGLGIGGKIVTWPGLVFVIGLLVTIVLVARKVKGAILIGIIGSTILAIIVEAIAQVGPMGGPAGTPAGWALNVPVVPDKWVGVPDLSLLGNFNVLGGWKTAGIVVCAMFVFTLLLTDFFDTMGTMVAVAQEGGMLTEDGMVPRTKEILLVDSIAAAAGGAASTSSNTSYIESAAGVAEGARTGFANLVTGGLFLLAMFLAPLVTVVPFEAASVALVVVGFLMMTAVRNIDWTDYEIGIPAFLTIVIMPFTYSISNGIGAGVITYVLIKASKGKLRDVHPLLWIVALLFVVYFAVGALEKLVF
- a CDS encoding maleylpyruvate isomerase family mycothiol-dependent enzyme; translated protein: MDFHAALDSDFARLVEVSSGSLDRPVPTCPGWTVADLDRHVAEVYLHKIACMRDGVEPKDWPPPQLATEEPLALLRRAHRELTEELAARADDEPSGNWYAPDPTVGFWRRRMAQETVIHRIDAELAAGTPSVDVPADLALDGIDEVLRIFLEYCAATWRDDFVDGLAAGGGRSVALAADGRRWLVAIGPDTLTVTEGDAAATAELTGSPDALLRWLWRRAGDETVTVTGDPTLVAELRGLLRTATQ
- a CDS encoding RDD family protein gives rise to the protein MSHASWIKRVGAALIDLLVAAAFVVLAYVLDGPVVVAPSLDTRTGQVVPGEPSGGGVVYWTVLLVGLAVVGHHRWIQAGDTGFSWGRRVLGVKLVDADTGTPVGAGRAFVRDLAHLADAVICYLGFLFPLWDNKRQTIADKLVKTVVIEA
- a CDS encoding MarR family winged helix-turn-helix transcriptional regulator gives rise to the protein MTEQVVMVTQASPEELTERLRDAITRLNRRLRQERPVGDLTVTQLSALTSLRIGGALTPRELSEAERVQPPTMTKIVAKLEERGLISRTPHPTDGRQVLLSPSEQGLAVLEDYQRVRDEWLAGKLADLTAQERDTVARAAALLERLARD